Below is a genomic region from Raphanus sativus cultivar WK10039 chromosome 4, ASM80110v3, whole genome shotgun sequence.
aatcaaacacATCTAAATCTAAAGaacaaacagaaaaagaaagaaaaagaacaatatGGATTCAGTTATACGTTACATATATAACACCGGGACCAAGGTTTGCTCTATTGTCGAGTTATACCAAAGCTCTATAAATACTCTCGCTTATCTCCacttcacacagcaacgtgtaTTCCTTTGTTTTCTAGCTGACTAATCTTTCACCGTTTCCTCATAACCaccaaaaacacacacacacacatctctttttctctctcaaaaCACGAGTTCCTTCTAGGGTTTATACAGCTATATACCTACGGATAATGATGGGTTTCTCAATGTTCTTCTCCTCAGAAAACGAAGTTGTCCATCACTCCTCGCCTTATGCTTCTGTTGACTGCACTCTCTCTCTTGGAACTCCTTCAACTCGCCTCTATAACGACGAAGATGACCGTAGATTCTCTTCTCACACTTCTGACAATATGTCCAACTCCTTAGGCTCATGGGACTTCTTGCACGGTGGCAAGAAAGGTGGTGGTGGCGGCGGAAATAACCTATTGGCTCGCCGTTGCGCTAACTGTGACACCACTTCTACTCCTCTTTGGAGAAACGGTCCAAGAGGTCCCAAGGTATTATAATATGCACCAATTAcatcaatatttatataaaaccaTATGGTATGGtcaattttttaattctatATCCATAATaacttgttgacaaaaaaaatatccataataactttattatttttaatttggcCAGTCATTGTGCAATGCTTGTGGAATCCGATTCAAGAAGGAAGAGAGACGTGCGTCGACCGCCAGAAACTCAACTTCCGGCGGAGGATCAACGGCTGCTGGTGTTCCGGCTACTGATCATTACGGAGGTGCAAATTATTActataataataacaacaataATCATTATGATTCATCGTCGCCTTGGATTCACCACCAACATCAAAATACGCATAGGGTTCCTTATTACTCGCCGGCGAATAACGAATATTCTTTCGCTGATGATGTCAGAGACGATAATCATGATGTCACGACCGATCCGTTCTTGTCTTGGAGGCTTAACGTAGCCGACCGGGCCAGCCTTGTCCACGATTTTACGATGTGATGAATGATTGATCACATAGATTTTCCCCATTAAATGTCTTAGCCTTGTATACCTTACTTctagcaacaacaacaaaaagaaaccaTTAGCCTTGGCCAaagtaatttaattttactCTTTATTTTACATctattaaatgttatttttggtatttatgtaagttttctaaatttaaatttcggATGAAGGTACTTGGGTGTTATTTTCAATACGAATGTTCTCTCGGGTAAATGTACGAGTGATACTTGTACTTTATAACCTTTTTAGTATTGGATGCCCTACTCTGACCATGATTCAAGATCAAATCTCTTTCGCTTAATATACTGTAAACTTCGTTTCTGATTCATATCTTTAAGTACTGGCTTGtactatttttcttatattcCCAGCAAACAATTATTGAAACATAGGATTCCACTAGAAATTATAAAATCGTGTATATTTACGAGTAAATTTAGAAAATCATAGGTTTTGTCTGATTCTTTGAACACTATCGACGATCAATACAACAGCCAAATGGGTCTCGTAGCACTAGCTCTAGTGGATACTCTACTGCCAACATTAAGATTTCAGACATTAGTGAAATTTAGAACTTGTACAAAGTCAGTCATTCATTGTAATATTTTCTGAATGCATTTTACAAGTATTTGACATATTTTCCAAACTAAAACAATTAATACTAAATTCacaaataaaaagcaaaaaagaTCAAGATGGAGAAAGCCATCTTAAGGATTGACAAGATGAATGTTTATCCTATTAAAGCCCAAATCGTCTTGAAAATTTGATCATATCAA
It encodes:
- the LOC108851853 gene encoding GATA transcription factor 19; amino-acid sequence: MMGFSMFFSSENEVVHHSSPYASVDCTLSLGTPSTRLYNDEDDRRFSSHTSDNMSNSLGSWDFLHGGKKGGGGGGNNLLARRCANCDTTSTPLWRNGPRGPKSLCNACGIRFKKEERRASTARNSTSGGGSTAAGVPATDHYGGANYYYNNNNNNHYDSSSPWIHHQHQNTHRVPYYSPANNEYSFADDVRDDNHDVTTDPFLSWRLNVADRASLVHDFTM